In the Topomyia yanbarensis strain Yona2022 chromosome 3, ASM3024719v1, whole genome shotgun sequence genome, one interval contains:
- the LOC131694031 gene encoding fumarylacetoacetase, with product MKSFVVVPENSDFPIQNLPYGVFFTKEKSEHRLGVAIGEHVLDLSAVKQFYPEKYHDALISNVLNPLMSLGYDAWEEVRRITQNLLLEGSALHGDTILQQMALIPLRTVQMHLPANIGDYTDFYSSIHHATNVGVMFRGKDNALMPNWRHLPVGYHGRASSVVVSGTPIRRPLGQTLPVDGADPVFGPCRLFDFELEMAFFIGGPPTQLGDRVTVNDAAKRVFGFVLMNDWSARDIQKWEYVPLGPFTAKNLGTTISPWVVPVAALEPFKVDNFPQEPKPFPYLNHEQNFNFDIKLEVDIKPAKGVATTVCRSNYRNLYWTALQQIAHHTVTGCNLNPGDLMASGTISGDTADSFGSMLELSWKGTKAISLLGGESRKFLQDNDEVVVRGFCCNDDIRIGFGTCSGVVLPAIPL from the exons ATGAAATCGTTTGTAGTTGTTCCTGAAAATAGTGACTTTCCTATCCAGAATCTACCCTACGGAGTTTTTTTCACAAAGGAAAAG TCTGAACATCGCCTAGGAGTGGCCATCGGGGAACACGTTCTCGACCTTAGTGCCGTCAAACAATTCTACCCGGAAAAGTATCAC GATGCACTCATTTCAAACGTCCTCAATCCACTGATGAGCCTTGGTTACGATGCCTGGGAAGAAGTTCGACGAATTACACAGAATCTTCTTTTGGAAGGTTCTGCACTGCATGGTGACACGATCCTTCAGCAAATGGCGTTGATACCGCTGAGGACAGTTCAGATGCATCTTCCAGCCAACATTGGTGACTATACCGACTTTTACTCATCTATTCACCACGCAACCAACGTTGGAGTCATGTTTCGAGGTAAAGACAATGCATTAATGCCCAACTGGAGGCATCTCCCGGTTGGTTATCACGGTAGAGCTAGCTCGGTGGTCGTATCCGGAACTCCTATCCGACGCCCACTAGGCCAGACACTGCCCGTAGATGGAGCTGATCCGGTGTTCGGCCCATGTCGTTTATTTGATTTCGAACTTGAGATGGCATTTTTTATCGGTGGACCACCAACCCAACTTGGAGATCGAGTGACCGTCAATGACGCTGCCAAACGCGTATTTGGGTTTGTTCTGATGAATGATTGGAGTGCTCGAGATATTCAAAAATGGGAATACGTTCCACTGGGACCGTTTACTGCAAAGAATCTCGGAACAACAATTTCTCCATGGGTTGTTCCCGTCGCTGCCTTGGAGCCATTCAAAGTGGATAATTTCCCACAGGAACCGAAACCTTTTCCCTATCTGAACCATGAGCAGAACTTTAACTTCGACATCAAACTAGAAGTAGATATTAAAC CTGCTAAAGGCGTCGCTACGACGGTATGTCGCTCCAACTATCGCAACCTATATTGGACAGCGTTGCAGCAAATTGCTCATCACACTGTAACCGGATGCAATCTGAATCCGGGCGACCTTATGGCATCGGGAACGATTAGTGGAGACACGGCAGACTCGTTTGGATCCATGCTGGAACTGAGTTGGAAGGGCACCAAGGCGATCAGTCTTCTTGGTGGAGAATCTAGGAAATTTCTGCAGGATAATGATGAAGTCGTTGTACGTGGTTTTTGCTGCAACGATGATATTAGAATCGGTTTTGGAACATGCAGTGGAGTTGTATTGCCAGCCATACCATTGTAA